In Bacillota bacterium, a single genomic region encodes these proteins:
- a CDS encoding polysaccharide deacetylase, translating to MRVFFVEKRGMVLILGVIVLLFIALTVGVSNSPSPQFTTSLSDREGQPIYQGSSEKKEIALTCNVFWGEEFLPRMLAILEEKDVQITFFMGGIWAEKFPGLTKQILEAGHEIGSHGYSHPHPDRLSKDDNLEDILKCEQVIKKITGKKPALYAPPYGERGPAVLQAAEEAGYTTILWSIDTVDWKHPKPEAIVNKINNNAHNGAIVLMHPTAPTVHAMPQIIDELRKQDFTLVTVSEMLQDDRQGKSS from the coding sequence TTGCGTGTATTCTTTGTTGAAAAACGAGGCATGGTATTGATCTTGGGCGTGATTGTCCTACTTTTTATTGCTTTGACGGTGGGGGTGTCTAATTCACCATCTCCCCAGTTTACAACATCTCTCAGTGACCGCGAAGGGCAGCCCATTTACCAGGGTAGTTCTGAAAAAAAGGAAATTGCCCTTACTTGTAACGTGTTTTGGGGAGAGGAGTTTTTGCCTCGGATGTTGGCCATACTTGAAGAAAAGGATGTTCAAATAACTTTTTTTATGGGAGGTATATGGGCAGAAAAGTTTCCCGGCTTAACCAAGCAAATATTAGAAGCAGGGCACGAGATAGGTAGCCATGGTTATTCCCATCCACATCCGGACCGTCTGTCCAAGGACGATAATTTAGAGGATATCTTAAAGTGTGAGCAAGTAATAAAAAAGATTACAGGTAAAAAGCCTGCATTATATGCCCCGCCCTACGGCGAGAGAGGGCCCGCGGTTCTACAAGCGGCAGAAGAGGCAGGATACACCACCATTTTGTGGAGTATTGATACAGTTGATTGGAAACACCCTAAACCGGAAGCAATAGTTAATAAGATAAATAATAATGCCCATAATGGTGCTATTGTGTTAATGCACCCTACAGCTCCCACGGTACACGCAATGCCGCAAATTATTGATGAACTGCGGAAACAGGACTTCACCTTGGTCACCGTGAGCGAAATGCTGCAGGATGACCGGCAGGGAAAAAGCAGTTAA
- a CDS encoding polyribonucleotide nucleotidyltransferase, translating into MVERKVLKKELVVGGRTLSLETGRLAKQASGSVFACYGETAVLVAATMSKRPRAGIDFLPLTVDYEERMYAVGKIPGGFIKREGRPSEKATLSARLIDRPLRPLFPKNLRNDVHVISTVMSVDQDNAPEMMAMLGASAALSISNIPFNGPIAGVVIGRVDGKFIVNPTLEQSEKTDMHLVVAGTADAVMMVEAGADEVPEEIMLEAIIYGHEQIKEMVRFIEEFRQEAIEMGLAFPKMEIAVAETADDFERAVTEKATEKIKAAVQECIVKQYLKKARDEFMDAVKSEIMESFIEEYPESEDEIEKIIDSVEKKVIRRSILVDRIRIDGRALNEVRPISVEVGLLPRTHGSGLFTRGETQVLSSVTLGAISEEQRLDGLGIDEKKRYMHHYNFPPYSVGETRPMRTTSRREIGHGALAERALEPVVPSEEKFPYTIRIVSEVVASNGSTSMGSVCGSTLGLMDAGVSIKAPVAGVAMGLIKEDDNFAVLTDIQGMEDHLGDMDFKVAGTSKGVTALQMDIKIAGIDRDVLSNALSQAHHGRMHILGEMLKVIPTPRNELSPYAPRIIQTFVHPDKIRDVIGPGGKTIKKIIEETGVDIDIEDDGRVFIAAVDPKAGDYAKSIVEKLTQEVKPGQIYTGKVVRVTDFGCFVEVVPGVLGLPGKDGLVHISQLAHERVNKVEDVVKEGEEVIVKAIGYDNQGRLKLSRKDALPEPPKDEKGEAGNGDKKPFRNGTRRTPGQRPRVRQQRDN; encoded by the coding sequence ATGGTAGAAAGAAAAGTATTAAAAAAAGAATTAGTGGTTGGCGGCCGAACTCTGAGTTTAGAAACAGGCAGGTTGGCCAAACAAGCTAGTGGTTCAGTATTTGCATGTTATGGGGAAACCGCAGTTTTAGTTGCTGCTACAATGTCTAAAAGGCCCAGAGCAGGTATCGATTTCTTACCGCTAACGGTAGATTATGAGGAGCGCATGTATGCTGTAGGTAAAATTCCCGGGGGTTTTATTAAGCGGGAAGGAAGACCCAGTGAGAAGGCTACCCTGTCAGCGCGTTTAATAGACAGGCCCCTACGCCCGTTGTTTCCGAAAAACCTGAGGAATGATGTTCATGTGATATCTACGGTTATGTCAGTTGATCAAGATAATGCTCCTGAAATGATGGCTATGTTAGGAGCTTCTGCGGCGCTGAGTATTTCAAACATTCCCTTTAACGGCCCCATTGCCGGGGTGGTAATTGGACGGGTAGACGGTAAATTTATAGTTAACCCCACGTTGGAGCAGTCTGAAAAGACTGATATGCACTTAGTTGTGGCGGGAACTGCTGACGCTGTAATGATGGTAGAGGCAGGGGCGGATGAAGTTCCTGAGGAAATAATGCTTGAGGCTATTATTTACGGGCACGAGCAAATCAAAGAGATGGTTCGCTTTATCGAAGAGTTTCGTCAGGAAGCAATAGAGATGGGACTAGCCTTTCCAAAAATGGAAATTGCGGTAGCCGAAACCGCAGATGACTTTGAACGAGCTGTCACTGAAAAGGCCACGGAGAAAATAAAGGCCGCAGTACAGGAATGTATTGTCAAACAATACCTCAAAAAAGCAAGAGACGAATTCATGGATGCTGTAAAATCCGAAATAATGGAATCCTTTATTGAGGAGTATCCGGAATCTGAGGACGAAATTGAAAAGATTATAGACAGTGTGGAAAAGAAAGTTATTCGTAGATCTATCCTTGTGGACAGGATACGTATTGACGGTCGGGCTTTAAATGAAGTGCGTCCCATATCAGTTGAGGTGGGACTATTACCTAGAACCCATGGATCAGGTTTGTTTACCAGGGGTGAAACTCAGGTTTTATCCAGTGTTACCCTTGGTGCTATTTCTGAGGAACAAAGATTGGACGGGCTGGGGATAGATGAGAAAAAGCGTTATATGCATCACTATAATTTCCCCCCTTATAGTGTTGGTGAAACCCGTCCCATGAGAACAACCAGTCGTAGGGAAATTGGCCATGGTGCTCTGGCGGAAAGGGCATTGGAGCCAGTGGTTCCCTCGGAGGAAAAGTTCCCTTACACCATACGTATTGTTTCTGAAGTGGTGGCCAGTAACGGCTCAACATCGATGGGCAGTGTATGTGGTAGTACCTTAGGACTTATGGATGCCGGTGTTTCCATTAAGGCTCCTGTTGCCGGAGTAGCTATGGGCCTGATTAAGGAAGACGACAATTTTGCCGTGCTTACTGACATCCAGGGTATGGAGGACCACTTAGGGGATATGGACTTTAAGGTAGCCGGAACAAGTAAAGGGGTAACGGCACTGCAAATGGACATCAAGATAGCAGGTATTGACAGGGATGTGCTCAGTAATGCATTGTCCCAGGCTCACCATGGCCGCATGCATATTTTGGGCGAAATGCTAAAAGTAATTCCCACACCCCGCAATGAACTGTCACCTTATGCTCCCCGGATTATTCAAACCTTTGTGCATCCCGATAAAATACGAGATGTAATTGGGCCGGGTGGTAAAACAATCAAGAAAATCATCGAAGAAACCGGTGTGGATATTGATATTGAAGATGACGGCCGGGTATTTATTGCTGCGGTGGATCCCAAGGCGGGCGATTATGCTAAATCTATTGTGGAAAAACTTACCCAGGAAGTTAAACCGGGCCAGATATATACAGGTAAAGTGGTTAGGGTTACGGACTTCGGGTGTTTTGTGGAAGTTGTGCCTGGAGTACTGGGGTTACCGGGAAAAGATGGCTTAGTCCATATATCCCAACTGGCACACGAAAGGGTTAACAAAGTAGAAGATGTGGTTAAAGAAGGCGAAGAAGTCATAGTAAAGGCAATTGGTTATGATAACCAGGGACGGCTAAAACTTTCCAGAAAAGACGCCTTACCTGAGCCGCCGAAGGATGAAAAAGGCGAAGCAGGGAACGGAGATAAAAAGCCATTTCGTAACGGTACCAGAAGAACACCGGGCCAGCGCCCACGCGTCAGACAGCAGCGAGATAATTAA
- the rpsO gene encoding 30S ribosomal protein S15 produces the protein MALTLEKKQTLIDQFKAHENDTGSPEVQIAILTTRITELTEHLKIHKKDHHSRRGLLKMVGQRRALLNYLKNRNFERYRSIIQKLGLRK, from the coding sequence ATGGCTTTGACGTTAGAAAAGAAACAAACATTAATTGATCAATTTAAGGCCCATGAAAATGATACCGGCTCACCGGAAGTTCAAATTGCAATACTTACAACTCGTATTACCGAGCTTACCGAGCACTTAAAGATCCACAAAAAGGATCATCATTCCAGGCGTGGCCTGTTGAAAATGGTAGGGCAGCGCAGAGCGCTTCTAAATTACCTAAAAAATCGTAATTTTGAACGTTACCGTTCCATAATTCAAAAGCTTGGATTGCGCAAATAA
- a CDS encoding bifunctional riboflavin kinase/FAD synthetase, producing the protein MKVYQNWEEVRHKYQNVVMALGNFDGVHLGHQQLIGQMVAKAGEIGGTPLVFTFYPHPMAVLRPESVPPMLLSQEAKQDMIAAMGVEVMVRASFTREFSAMLPEEFVSRILCDALQTRWVFVGYNYSFGYKGQGTPSLLQELGQKHGFNVHITPSVSVDGEAVSSTLIRQHIRNGNIAEARKFLGYCPRFEGNVVLGERRGRTLGFPTANLAIDDRIVIPPKGVYSVKAQVDNDNFLGVANIGTKPTFHGTKNKQNIEVHLLDFFGDLYGKKIKVFFTRHIRSEKRFASVNELVDQIKQDILLARAQSSD; encoded by the coding sequence GTGAAAGTTTATCAAAATTGGGAAGAAGTTAGGCATAAATATCAAAACGTGGTAATGGCACTAGGTAATTTTGACGGGGTGCATTTAGGCCATCAACAGTTGATAGGGCAAATGGTGGCCAAGGCCGGGGAGATAGGAGGTACGCCTCTTGTCTTTACATTTTACCCGCATCCTATGGCTGTATTGAGACCGGAAAGTGTCCCGCCCATGCTGCTCAGCCAAGAAGCCAAGCAGGATATGATAGCTGCTATGGGGGTAGAGGTCATGGTTCGTGCATCTTTTACCAGGGAATTTTCAGCCATGTTACCGGAGGAGTTTGTTAGCCGTATACTATGTGATGCGCTGCAGACCCGCTGGGTTTTTGTAGGTTATAATTATTCCTTTGGCTACAAAGGACAGGGAACTCCCAGCCTATTGCAAGAATTAGGGCAAAAACACGGTTTTAACGTACATATAACACCTTCCGTGTCGGTAGACGGAGAAGCGGTAAGCAGTACATTAATACGCCAGCACATTCGTAACGGTAATATAGCTGAAGCACGTAAATTTCTAGGGTACTGTCCCCGGTTTGAGGGTAATGTGGTACTGGGCGAAAGAAGAGGTAGAACATTAGGCTTTCCTACGGCGAATCTGGCCATTGATGACCGCATTGTGATTCCCCCCAAGGGTGTTTATTCTGTAAAGGCGCAGGTTGACAATGACAATTTCTTAGGTGTAGCTAATATTGGGACTAAGCCTACTTTCCACGGTACTAAGAATAAGCAAAATATTGAAGTGCACTTATTGGACTTTTTCGGGGATTTATATGGTAAAAAAATTAAGGTTTTTTTCACCAGGCATATTAGGTCGGAAAAAAGGTTTGCTTCTGTAAATGAACTTGTTGATCAGATCAAACAGGATATTTTGCTGGCCAGGGCGCAATCTTCGGATTAA
- the truB gene encoding tRNA pseudouridine(55) synthase TruB → MDGIINVLKPPGMTSHDVVQFIRKLIGKRKVGHTGTLDPGAAGVLTICCGKATKIIQFMDHTKEYRAEVSFGTATSTLDSFGQVIKEQDCSSLTLDEVREGLQKFKGEIEQIPPMTSAIKHKGKKLYELARAGLEVERKKRRVNIFFARIVNAFDIGTPNPKVIMDIGCSAGTYVRTLCSDLGENLGCCAHMSFLLRVRAGSFGILDTFTLEELEEKKHHGELGEVLVSLDQALSNLPTVRVEDELVDAVKNGNRIFFETGTEMQLQGNQLVCMQGPQGVIAIGKTLDKNTQVDTINIQPVKVLV, encoded by the coding sequence ATGGATGGAATAATTAATGTATTAAAGCCCCCGGGCATGACTTCCCATGATGTGGTGCAATTTATTAGAAAGTTAATCGGGAAGCGCAAAGTAGGGCATACCGGTACACTGGATCCGGGAGCTGCCGGAGTTTTAACGATATGTTGCGGCAAAGCTACCAAAATAATACAGTTTATGGACCATACGAAGGAGTACCGGGCTGAGGTTTCCTTTGGTACTGCAACTTCCACATTGGACAGTTTTGGTCAGGTGATTAAAGAGCAAGATTGTTCGTCATTGACATTAGATGAAGTCCGGGAGGGTTTGCAGAAATTCAAGGGTGAGATAGAGCAGATTCCGCCTATGACATCGGCTATCAAACATAAGGGAAAAAAGCTTTACGAGCTGGCCCGGGCCGGACTGGAAGTAGAAAGAAAAAAAAGAAGGGTCAATATCTTTTTTGCACGCATTGTAAATGCCTTTGATATAGGTACTCCTAACCCCAAAGTAATCATGGACATAGGCTGTTCTGCAGGTACATACGTAAGAACTTTGTGCTCTGACCTGGGTGAAAACCTTGGCTGCTGCGCACATATGTCATTTCTATTACGAGTTCGAGCCGGTTCCTTCGGGATCTTAGACACCTTTACTTTGGAAGAGTTAGAGGAAAAGAAGCACCATGGAGAGTTAGGCGAAGTCTTGGTTTCTCTTGACCAAGCTTTAAGTAACTTACCTACTGTTAGGGTGGAAGACGAATTAGTAGACGCAGTAAAAAATGGAAATAGAATTTTCTTCGAAACAGGTACTGAAATGCAGTTACAGGGAAATCAATTGGTGTGCATGCAGGGTCCCCAGGGAGTAATCGCTATAGGTAAGACTTTAGACAAAAATACACAGGTAGACACTATCAATATTCAGCCTGTTAAGGTACTGGTATGA
- a CDS encoding bifunctional oligoribonuclease/PAP phosphatase NrnA: MNNLDSITSVIRSWHSFLLCGHIMPDGDSLGSMLALGKVLEQMGKQVTMVSFDPVPDNLTFLPGINCLNTGEREFNQDFDVFMMLDCSSPDRLGPYYKMLQRELITVNIDHHPGNTIEAEYTYVDSQAAATGEIVYDMLLYLGVNITTDVAACLYTAIITDTGSFRYENTTPTTHRRVADLMQCGIEPAKLNEFIYDQKSLPAILLLRAALQTMQFTKCKRVAWISVFRKDLMEAGACDEHAEGIINYPRSIKGVKIAILFRELEPGVFKVGFRSKGEVDVNRLASGFGGGGHVRASGSTLRGTYEDICNEVLSEAINLLQADGS, encoded by the coding sequence ATGAATAATCTTGATTCTATTACCAGTGTGATAAGATCTTGGCACAGCTTCCTTTTGTGCGGCCATATAATGCCTGATGGGGATTCCTTAGGTTCAATGCTGGCACTGGGAAAGGTTTTGGAACAAATGGGTAAACAAGTCACCATGGTGAGTTTCGACCCAGTGCCAGATAACCTAACTTTTTTACCGGGAATTAATTGTCTCAATACGGGTGAAAGAGAGTTTAATCAAGACTTTGATGTTTTTATGATGTTAGATTGTTCCTCACCGGACCGCTTGGGCCCATACTACAAGATGCTGCAAAGAGAACTAATAACAGTCAATATTGATCACCATCCCGGCAACACTATCGAGGCTGAATATACATATGTAGACTCTCAAGCAGCAGCTACAGGAGAAATAGTCTATGATATGTTACTTTATTTAGGTGTAAATATTACAACAGATGTGGCTGCATGTCTATATACCGCAATAATTACTGACACCGGTTCTTTTAGATATGAGAACACCACACCGACTACCCATCGCAGGGTGGCTGATTTAATGCAATGTGGGATAGAACCGGCTAAGTTAAATGAGTTCATATATGACCAAAAATCTCTCCCTGCTATACTTTTGCTCCGGGCGGCATTGCAGACAATGCAGTTTACCAAATGCAAAAGAGTTGCATGGATCTCAGTGTTTAGAAAAGATTTAATGGAAGCAGGGGCCTGTGATGAGCATGCGGAAGGCATTATTAATTATCCTCGTTCCATAAAGGGAGTTAAAATAGCCATCTTATTCCGAGAATTGGAACCCGGGGTTTTTAAAGTGGGGTTTCGCTCGAAAGGCGAAGTTGATGTTAACAGGTTAGCCTCTGGCTTTGGTGGTGGCGGGCATGTAAGGGCATCAGGTTCCACCTTAAGGGGAACGTACGAAGATATTTGCAATGAAGTATTAAGCGAGGCTATTAACTTATTGCAAGCAGATGGTAGTTGA
- the rbfA gene encoding 30S ribosome-binding factor RbfA, with product MAHRPERLAEAIKQEISDVVRDEMKDPRIGFITITRVEVTGDLRYAKIYVSVLGEEKEQNETIEGLKKAKGFIRSELGKRIRLRHVPEISFIQDQSMDRGIKVLNLINKVKDKGETEDE from the coding sequence ATGGCTCATCGTCCAGAGCGCTTGGCCGAAGCAATCAAACAGGAAATTTCTGACGTAGTTAGGGATGAAATGAAAGACCCCCGTATTGGGTTTATAACAATCACCAGGGTGGAAGTAACGGGTGATTTACGGTATGCCAAGATATATGTTAGTGTACTGGGAGAAGAAAAGGAACAAAATGAAACTATTGAGGGGCTCAAAAAAGCTAAAGGCTTTATACGGTCTGAATTAGGAAAGCGTATCAGGCTGCGTCATGTGCCTGAAATAAGTTTTATTCAGGATCAATCCATGGACAGGGGTATCAAGGTGCTCAACCTTATAAACAAGGTCAAAGATAAAGGTGAGACTGAGGATGAATAA
- the infB gene encoding translation initiation factor IF-2 has product MAKKRVHELAKELNVESKEIIQKATDMGIDVKSHMSTLEPDEVDRLSGNAAQKKGKEGARQQHRSSKPPADKRYDNQAKGPKRQDQDRNDKRGNRDRGPGIVDKVPSRPPDRKFSEKPAPAKGGGRPYNKPQRSSAPRQGEGHGQDRSTGAKPAGGKYGRPAQGGKFNNKPRGKGKPPIDKIKAAEKAKPEVAKAQEKVRAQERAKQAEKQAYRESAKNNKNKYNDRKEFNEGKVLPRPGRKKGKPRGGTKDRRQLPREKRIISITDSATVKELAEKMSVSASEIIKKLMSMGVMATINQEIDAETAVIVGEEFNVQINVEHKEDEEAVLMKEPEENEGDLESRPCVVTVMGHVDHGKTSLLDAIRETKVTASEAGGITQHIGAYQVERKGQKITFVDTPGHEAFTAMRARGAQVTDVAILVVAADDGVMPQTVEAINHAKAAEVPIIVAINKIDKENAQPDRVKQNLTEYEMVPEDWGGETITVPVSAINREGLDDLLEMIILVSEMQELKANPNREARGVVIEAELDKGRGPVATILVQNGTLKVGDTLVAGTAFGKVRAMMDHIGNRLEKAGPSTPVQVLGFSEVPEAGDGFLALEDDRKARQISDKRQARRREEELRATTSKVSLDDLFNQIKEGQVKELSIITKADVQGSAEALKASLEKLSTSEVKVNIIHGGVGAVNETDIMLASASNAIVIGFNVRPDANARKAAEIEKVDVRLYRVIYEAIEDVKAAMSGLLDPEYKEVVLGRAEVRQTFKVSKVGTIAGCYVTEGKLVRDAGVRLIRDGVVVFEGKLDSLKRFKDDAKEVVQNYECGLTLEKFNDLQEGDMIEAFTMEEVKRELD; this is encoded by the coding sequence ATGGCTAAAAAACGCGTCCATGAGCTCGCTAAAGAGCTCAATGTGGAAAGTAAAGAAATAATACAAAAAGCTACAGATATGGGTATCGATGTAAAGTCTCACATGAGTACCCTTGAGCCAGATGAAGTAGACCGGTTATCCGGTAACGCTGCACAAAAAAAGGGTAAAGAAGGTGCCAGGCAACAGCACCGCAGTAGCAAACCCCCGGCTGACAAACGCTATGACAACCAGGCCAAAGGTCCCAAAAGACAAGACCAGGACCGCAATGATAAAAGAGGTAACCGTGACCGGGGTCCAGGCATCGTAGATAAAGTTCCCTCTAGGCCACCGGACCGCAAATTTTCGGAAAAGCCAGCCCCAGCAAAGGGCGGCGGTAGGCCGTACAATAAACCGCAGAGAAGCTCTGCTCCCAGGCAAGGTGAGGGACATGGCCAGGATCGTTCTACAGGCGCTAAGCCGGCCGGAGGTAAGTACGGGCGCCCAGCTCAAGGTGGAAAGTTTAATAATAAGCCGCGGGGTAAAGGCAAGCCTCCCATAGATAAAATAAAGGCTGCTGAAAAAGCAAAGCCGGAAGTGGCCAAGGCCCAGGAAAAAGTAAGGGCTCAGGAAAGGGCCAAACAGGCTGAAAAACAGGCCTATAGAGAGTCCGCCAAGAATAATAAAAACAAATACAATGACCGCAAAGAATTCAACGAAGGTAAAGTTCTTCCCCGGCCCGGACGTAAGAAGGGTAAACCCAGGGGTGGCACTAAAGATAGACGGCAGCTTCCCAGGGAAAAAAGGATTATTAGCATCACAGACTCTGCAACCGTTAAAGAATTAGCGGAAAAGATGAGTGTTAGTGCGTCAGAGATTATTAAAAAGCTAATGTCCATGGGAGTAATGGCCACCATAAATCAGGAGATCGATGCTGAGACTGCCGTAATAGTAGGCGAAGAATTTAATGTACAAATTAATGTAGAGCATAAAGAAGACGAGGAAGCAGTCTTAATGAAAGAACCGGAGGAAAACGAAGGAGATTTGGAGTCCAGGCCCTGCGTGGTTACTGTTATGGGGCACGTTGACCATGGTAAAACTTCGCTTTTAGACGCCATCAGGGAGACCAAGGTTACAGCAAGCGAGGCCGGAGGGATTACCCAACATATAGGGGCATACCAGGTGGAACGTAAAGGGCAAAAGATAACCTTTGTTGATACACCAGGTCACGAAGCATTCACCGCCATGCGTGCTCGTGGGGCACAGGTTACGGATGTAGCAATTCTGGTGGTGGCGGCAGATGATGGGGTAATGCCACAAACAGTGGAGGCAATCAACCATGCTAAAGCCGCTGAAGTGCCGATTATCGTTGCTATTAACAAAATTGATAAAGAAAATGCCCAGCCCGATCGGGTAAAGCAGAATCTCACTGAGTATGAGATGGTGCCCGAAGACTGGGGTGGCGAAACTATTACTGTTCCGGTTTCAGCCATCAACCGTGAGGGGCTTGATGATCTTTTAGAAATGATTATCCTGGTTTCAGAAATGCAGGAACTTAAGGCTAACCCGAACCGGGAAGCAAGGGGAGTCGTTATAGAAGCGGAATTAGACAAAGGGCGCGGACCGGTTGCCACTATATTGGTGCAGAACGGAACATTAAAAGTTGGAGATACACTTGTCGCCGGCACAGCTTTCGGTAAAGTGAGAGCTATGATGGATCATATCGGAAACAGGTTGGAAAAGGCAGGACCTTCAACTCCGGTCCAGGTATTAGGGTTTTCTGAAGTGCCTGAAGCAGGTGATGGATTCTTAGCGCTGGAGGATGATCGGAAGGCCCGTCAGATTTCTGACAAACGCCAAGCTCGGAGGCGGGAAGAAGAACTGAGAGCAACAACTTCAAAAGTGTCCCTTGATGACCTTTTTAATCAGATAAAAGAAGGTCAGGTGAAGGAACTTTCCATCATTACTAAAGCTGATGTGCAAGGTTCAGCCGAGGCTTTAAAGGCATCCCTGGAAAAACTTTCTACCAGCGAGGTAAAAGTGAATATTATCCATGGCGGGGTTGGAGCTGTTAATGAAACTGATATTATGTTAGCATCGGCATCCAATGCCATTGTCATAGGTTTTAATGTTAGACCTGATGCCAATGCCAGAAAGGCTGCGGAAATTGAAAAGGTAGACGTAAGGTTGTACAGGGTTATATATGAAGCCATTGAAGATGTGAAGGCAGCCATGAGTGGCCTTTTGGATCCTGAGTATAAGGAAGTTGTTTTGGGGCGTGCTGAAGTACGCCAGACTTTCAAAGTGTCAAAAGTAGGGACTATTGCAGGTTGTTATGTTACTGAAGGGAAATTGGTACGTGATGCAGGTGTTCGTCTTATTCGTGACGGTGTAGTAGTTTTTGAAGGAAAGTTAGATTCATTAAAGCGATTTAAGGATGACGCTAAAGAAGTTGTGCAAAACTACGAGTGCGGCCTGACATTGGAAAAGTTCAATGACCTCCAGGAAGGTGACATGATAGAGGCTTTCACCATGGAAGAAGTGAAGCGTGAATTAGATTAA
- a CDS encoding 50S ribosomal protein L7ae produces MSDSLKQLLGLCIKARRIESGDTAVNKALTKGKVNLVLVAEDASHRTKEYFTGEVQEHGIPLAFYGSKSFWGQVLQKPPRSVVAVTDKHFARGMLRALERGESHIMGG; encoded by the coding sequence ATGAGTGACAGTCTAAAGCAACTTTTAGGTTTGTGTATAAAGGCTCGGCGCATAGAGAGCGGCGATACTGCAGTGAACAAGGCCTTAACTAAAGGTAAGGTTAATTTGGTTCTGGTAGCTGAAGATGCGTCTCACCGGACCAAGGAGTATTTTACAGGTGAAGTGCAGGAACATGGAATTCCATTAGCTTTTTACGGTTCTAAATCTTTTTGGGGTCAGGTGTTGCAAAAGCCGCCGCGCTCGGTAGTAGCGGTTACTGATAAACACTTTGCCCGAGGAATGCTGCGGGCTTTGGAAAGGGGAGAAAGCCATATTATGGGTGGCTAA
- a CDS encoding YlxR family protein gives MCVGCQEMRPKKELIRVVRTPEDSIEIDFKGKRSGRGAYVCQSQSCFQKARKGRRLEKAFKTSIPREVYDALLKELGEEHE, from the coding sequence ATGTGTGTGGGATGCCAGGAAATGCGACCTAAAAAAGAATTGATTAGAGTTGTGCGCACACCGGAGGACAGCATAGAAATTGATTTCAAAGGGAAGCGTTCAGGTAGAGGTGCCTATGTTTGTCAATCACAGTCATGCTTCCAAAAGGCTCGAAAGGGCCGCCGTCTGGAAAAAGCCTTTAAGACTTCCATTCCCCGGGAAGTCTATGATGCGTTATTAAAGGAGCTTGGGGAAGAACATGAGTGA
- the nusA gene encoding transcription termination/antitermination protein NusA — MSTEFLDALQDLEREKGIDLDILLEAIEAALLSAYRRNFGSSQNARVHIDRETGDYKVYTQRMVVETVEDPRMEIAIEEAHEIDPRYEAGDIVENEVTPGNFGRIAAQTAKQVVVQRIREAERNIIYEEFANREGDIVTGIVQRIEQKNVLIELGKTEAILAPAEQIPGEEYTHGNRVKTYIIEVKKTTKGPQIFVSRTHPGLLKRLFELEVPELQDGTVELMAVAREAGQRSKIAVFSRDENVDSVGACVGPKGMRVQAIVNELRGEKIDIIKWDSDPSRYIASSLSPAKAVGVEIWEDEKIARVIVPDYQLSLAIGKEGQNARLAAKLTGWKIDIKSESQMAELFPEEFKDLFSEEEQESEDKGV, encoded by the coding sequence ATGAGCACTGAGTTTTTAGATGCTTTACAAGACTTGGAGAGGGAAAAGGGAATCGATCTCGATATTCTTTTGGAAGCTATTGAAGCAGCGCTTTTGTCTGCATATAGAAGGAATTTTGGTTCTTCGCAAAACGCCCGCGTGCATATTGACCGGGAAACAGGTGATTACAAGGTTTATACTCAGCGTATGGTGGTTGAAACGGTGGAAGACCCCCGTATGGAAATAGCAATCGAAGAAGCTCATGAAATTGACCCCCGGTATGAAGCGGGGGATATTGTGGAAAATGAGGTAACCCCCGGTAACTTTGGGCGTATTGCCGCTCAAACCGCCAAGCAGGTAGTGGTCCAGCGCATTAGGGAGGCCGAGCGAAACATAATTTACGAGGAGTTTGCCAACCGGGAAGGTGACATCGTTACCGGCATTGTGCAAAGAATTGAACAAAAAAATGTATTAATTGAGTTAGGAAAGACCGAGGCCATTTTGGCCCCGGCGGAACAAATACCCGGGGAAGAATACACACATGGTAACAGAGTCAAAACATATATTATAGAAGTGAAAAAGACCACCAAGGGCCCACAAATCTTTGTTTCACGCACGCATCCCGGCTTACTAAAACGATTATTTGAATTAGAGGTTCCAGAACTGCAGGATGGCACTGTCGAACTAATGGCAGTGGCCAGAGAAGCAGGACAAAGGTCAAAGATTGCTGTGTTTTCACGCGATGAGAATGTTGATTCGGTTGGAGCCTGTGTGGGGCCGAAAGGTATGAGAGTCCAGGCGATAGTCAACGAGTTGCGGGGGGAAAAGATTGACATCATTAAATGGGATTCCGACCCTTCCAGGTATATTGCCAGTTCCTTAAGTCCGGCCAAAGCAGTGGGCGTTGAAATATGGGAAGATGAAAAAATAGCAAGGGTAATCGTTCCGGATTATCAACTTTCTTTGGCAATAGGTAAAGAGGGACAAAATGCCAGACTGGCAGCTAAGTTAACAGGGTGGAAGATAGATATCAAGAGTGAAAGCCAAATGGCCGAACTGTTTCCCGAGGAATTTAAAGATCTGTTTAGTGAAGAAGAGCAAGAAAGCGAGGATAAAGGTGTTTAG